The following are encoded together in the Acaryochloris thomasi RCC1774 genome:
- the dxs gene encoding 1-deoxy-D-xylulose-5-phosphate synthase, producing MHLSEVVHPNQLHGLSVHQLEQIARQIRDKHLDTVAASGGHLAPGLGVVELTLALYQTLDLDQDKVIWDVGHQAYPHKLITGRYDRFHTLRQKDGIAGYLNRKESRFDHFGAGHASTSISAALGMAMARDRRGEKFKSVAVIGDGALTGGMALEAINHAGHLPHTNVMVVLNDNDMSISPNVGALSRYLNKIRLSPPLQFLSDNLEEQLRQLPFNENITPELMRLKGGMKRLAVSKVGAVFEELGFTYMGPVDGHNIEELIATFQEGHQHQGPVLVHVATIKGKGYEIAEQDQVGYHAQTPFNIETGKAIPSSKPKPPKYSKVFAETLITIAENDPYVIGVTAAMATGTGLDKLQAKLPKQYVDVGIAEQHAVTLAAGMACEGMKPVVAIYSTFLQRAYDQIIHDICIQKLPVFFCLDRAGIVGADGPTHQGMYDIAYLRCLPNMVMMAPKDEAELQRMLVTGINYTDGPIAMRYPRGTGYGVGTLEDGWESLPIGKAETLRQGDDLLILAYGSMVYPAVQTADVLSEHGIRATVVNARFAKPLDTELILPLAREIGQVVTLEEGCVTGGFGTAVVEALMDAQLMVPVTRIGVPDELVEHATADESKAAVGLTIPQIVDRILQAAKKPALA from the coding sequence ATGCATCTGAGCGAGGTTGTTCACCCTAACCAGCTTCACGGGTTGTCCGTTCATCAGTTAGAACAGATTGCTCGCCAGATTCGTGATAAACATCTGGATACTGTTGCTGCAAGTGGGGGGCATTTGGCACCCGGCTTGGGCGTTGTTGAACTCACCCTAGCGCTGTATCAAACCCTCGATCTCGATCAAGATAAAGTGATTTGGGACGTGGGGCATCAGGCCTATCCACACAAGCTGATCACGGGGCGCTACGATCGTTTTCATACGCTCAGGCAAAAAGACGGTATTGCAGGCTATCTGAACCGTAAAGAAAGCCGGTTTGACCACTTTGGTGCGGGTCATGCCTCTACCAGCATCTCTGCGGCTTTAGGGATGGCCATGGCTCGGGACCGCCGAGGCGAAAAATTTAAGTCTGTCGCCGTCATTGGTGATGGTGCTCTCACTGGGGGTATGGCTCTAGAAGCGATTAACCATGCGGGTCATTTGCCCCACACAAATGTAATGGTGGTGCTCAATGACAACGATATGTCTATCTCACCCAATGTTGGGGCGCTCTCACGCTACCTCAATAAGATTCGTCTGAGTCCCCCACTCCAGTTTCTTTCTGACAATCTTGAAGAACAGCTCAGACAGCTCCCCTTCAACGAAAACATTACGCCTGAACTGATGCGGCTCAAGGGTGGCATGAAGCGTCTGGCTGTTTCCAAGGTAGGGGCCGTTTTTGAAGAGCTGGGCTTTACCTATATGGGGCCGGTGGATGGCCACAATATTGAAGAGTTAATCGCGACCTTTCAAGAAGGCCACCAGCATCAGGGTCCGGTATTGGTCCACGTTGCTACGATCAAAGGCAAAGGCTACGAAATTGCTGAGCAGGATCAGGTGGGCTACCACGCTCAAACGCCTTTCAACATTGAGACGGGTAAAGCGATTCCTTCAAGTAAGCCCAAGCCACCCAAGTATTCAAAGGTTTTTGCCGAAACTCTAATCACCATCGCTGAGAACGATCCCTACGTGATTGGCGTAACGGCGGCGATGGCAACCGGTACCGGTCTTGATAAGCTACAGGCAAAACTGCCGAAGCAGTATGTCGACGTCGGTATTGCTGAGCAGCATGCGGTGACGCTGGCGGCGGGGATGGCCTGTGAGGGTATGAAGCCAGTGGTGGCTATTTATTCCACCTTTCTGCAGCGTGCCTATGACCAGATTATTCACGACATCTGTATTCAAAAGTTGCCGGTTTTCTTTTGCTTGGATCGGGCAGGTATTGTTGGGGCTGACGGACCGACTCATCAGGGCATGTATGACATTGCCTATCTGCGTTGTCTGCCGAATATGGTGATGATGGCTCCTAAAGACGAAGCTGAACTACAGCGGATGTTAGTCACCGGAATTAACTATACAGACGGTCCGATTGCGATGCGCTATCCGCGTGGCACTGGTTATGGTGTTGGCACCCTGGAAGATGGGTGGGAATCATTGCCGATTGGTAAGGCAGAGACGCTGCGCCAAGGGGATGATTTGCTTATTTTGGCTTATGGGTCGATGGTGTATCCCGCTGTGCAAACGGCTGATGTTCTCAGTGAACATGGTATCCGGGCGACCGTGGTCAATGCTCGCTTTGCCAAGCCGCTAGATACCGAGCTGATTTTGCCGTTGGCCCGTGAGATTGGGCAGGTGGTGACTCTGGAAGAGGGCTGTGTTACGGGCGGTTTTGGTACTGCAGTGGTTGAGGCCCTAATGGATGCCCAACTGATGGTACCTGTGACTCGCATCGGTGTACCTGATGAGCTTGTGGAGCATGCAACGGCAGATGAGTCTAAGGCGGCTGTGGGGCTGACCATCCCTCAGATCGTAGATCGTATCCTACAGGCTGCTAAGAAACCCGCTTTGGCCTAG
- the mtnA gene encoding S-methyl-5-thioribose-1-phosphate isomerase — translation MAPKLNSPVYPVVWCDDHVQLIDQTRLPGEHTVVEIRRSGDMATAIQTMIVRGAPAIGVAAAFGMYLGSREISTSDREAFLQQLEGIGKTLGATRPTAVNLFWAVSRMLKVAQGNPGSVGDIQAQLLQTAVAIASEDVQTCKAIGEHGLSILPQSPEKLCLLTHCNAGALATAGYGTALGVVRSAWTAGRLAQVYADETRPRLQGAKLTAWECVQEGIPVTVIADGMAAHCMQQGMIDLVVVGADRIAANGDAANKIGTYSVALCAQAHKIPFYVAAPLSTIDFDLTDGSKIPIEERHPSELYQLGDLNICPPGVEFYNPAFDVTPAALIAGIITEHGVFKPEDVQSQLQHLAHA, via the coding sequence ATGGCTCCCAAGTTGAATAGTCCGGTGTATCCCGTTGTCTGGTGTGATGACCACGTGCAGCTTATCGATCAAACGAGACTACCGGGTGAACATACGGTGGTTGAGATTCGTCGCTCAGGCGATATGGCAACGGCGATTCAAACGATGATTGTGCGGGGCGCTCCTGCGATTGGGGTGGCTGCTGCTTTTGGTATGTACCTTGGGAGTCGCGAGATTTCGACTTCGGACCGAGAAGCTTTTCTGCAGCAGCTTGAAGGCATTGGTAAGACCTTGGGGGCAACACGACCCACGGCGGTGAATTTATTCTGGGCCGTTTCTCGCATGCTGAAGGTGGCGCAGGGGAATCCCGGCAGCGTTGGTGACATTCAGGCGCAGCTCTTACAAACGGCAGTTGCGATCGCATCTGAAGATGTTCAGACTTGCAAAGCCATCGGTGAACACGGACTCTCAATCTTGCCGCAATCCCCTGAAAAACTGTGTTTGCTGACCCACTGCAACGCAGGCGCTTTAGCCACCGCAGGATACGGCACTGCCCTGGGCGTGGTGCGCTCAGCCTGGACTGCGGGGCGTCTAGCTCAGGTCTATGCAGACGAAACCCGCCCTAGACTTCAGGGTGCCAAGCTGACCGCCTGGGAATGTGTCCAAGAGGGTATTCCCGTAACCGTGATTGCCGATGGTATGGCGGCCCACTGTATGCAGCAGGGCATGATTGACCTCGTCGTCGTTGGAGCTGACCGCATTGCCGCCAACGGTGACGCCGCTAACAAAATCGGCACCTACAGCGTTGCCCTCTGTGCCCAAGCTCATAAAATTCCCTTTTACGTTGCTGCGCCACTGTCCACAATTGACTTTGACCTCACGGACGGCAGCAAAATACCCATCGAAGAGCGCCATCCTTCAGAGCTTTACCAGTTGGGCGACCTCAATATCTGTCCTCCTGGCGTTGAGTTCTATAACCCTGCCTTTGACGTGACGCCTGCAGCCTTGATTGCAGGCATTATCACCGAACACGGCGTCTTCAAGCCAGAGGACGTTCAGAGCCAACTTCAGCATCTCGCTCACGCATAG